The Pseudanabaena yagii GIHE-NHR1 genome segment GAAAAATTGTACTAGAAAAACTTTTGGCATAGTTTTGCATTTTTTCTAAATAAGATCTTTCTGTTACTGGCCAAATAATTAAAACACCGTATTTACGCAAAAATTGATTGAGATCTCTAAAAAAAGCTATAACTTTATTCTGATCTTCATCTTCTAAATTTTCTAAATATTCAATAACTATACATAACTTATCGTTACTAGCTTGCTCATCATGATCTTTAAAAAAACTTTCAGATTCTAAGCGGATAGTTTCTAACAACAACTTTAATTTAGGTTGGTCAGTATTTCTATCTAATGTAGTAGCATCAATTGATACAATCTTTTGAACTGGTATGTATTTTTGAAACTTTAAAGAACCTGTAAAAGTAGACTTCCCTACGCCTGATACACCATATAAGAATACTAAGTATCCAGCAGTACTAATGTCAGCAAGTATTTGAATAATTTCTTTCTCAAACTGAGTTACAGGAATAACAAAGTTAGCTAATTCAGCATTATCTCTTCCTATTTTTTTTACAATTGACTCATATGTTTCAGGCAAGAATAATACTGAATCTTCGATAATTTCAAGATTATTTTTATCTGCTTGAGTATTTAAAAGCGAATTCGTAAGACTCGATTGAGATAAATCATCTTTACTTCTCTCAATTAGAGTGCTATTTCCCTCAGTCGCTATGTCAAATAGAGAGAGTTGGTTTTTGTCTTCACCTTTTTTGGAACTTTTATTAGCCACAAGTAAACCTCTCTCAATTATTAGGATTTACAAATTTATAGTTATACTAACACTCTTATTAAGTTTTGTATTAGCGATTTGATTGTCCGCCATCATTTTGTTTTTATAAGAAAGTTGGAGATTGCTAGTTACTGATATTTGCTTGTGATCACTTTATTCCGAGGAGATAAACGGGTGATCGCTGGTTGTTGATATTGATTAGGTTTGATCGCTTTGTGGTGGGGAGATGAAGGGGTGATCGTAGGTTAGAATACTCAGCACATTAGTCAAAATCTGATTTCCATGCCAACGAGCGCCTCTGAAATACAAGAACAAGCCAAAAGTATCTTAGATGCGATCGCTTTTACTCTTTTTGAAGAATGCCAACCATTAAATCGTGATTTTAGTAATATTCCTGATCGTCCTGGTATTTATGCAATCAGACATAAATATGAAGGATTGCTTTACATCGGTAAAACTAAAAGTTTAAGGAGTCGGTTTAAAGGTGGGCATAAAGCCTTTCTGTGGGCATGGCTTGATAAATACAACGATAAAGATGTGCGTATTGCTGTACAAATAATCCCATACTCAAGAAATCCTGCGTTACTATTGGAGCTAGAGGCAATTATTCTTCGAGCTACTGAGCCTCCATACAACGTCCAAATCCCAATGGAATAGTAAATTTATGCAAGTAGAAATGTTAGAGCAAATCTCTTCCAAAGATGCAGAAGCTATTTTAAAACTTCTTCCTGAGAGAATTAGGATAGCAATTATTGCTCGTGCTAAAGAAATAGATTATCCAATTGAAGCAACCCTTGAAATGGCGATCGCTAGTTTTTTGGATACAGAAGCAATAAGTTTTACAGACTGCAAACCAAATCGTGGATATTAAAAGAGAAACATAGGCGATCGCAGTTTGTTGATATTGATTAGTGGCGATTGCATTCTATGGAATGCGGCGTGACACTTCCTTGGAGTAATTTTCCCAAGCCTGTTTTACAAAATTGTAAAACTCTGTTAGAAATCTCTCGGTAGAAAATTGCATCGCATTATCTCTACATACTTTTGGCTCAATCAGATGTTGATATTTCTCAAATTTGAGAACTGCCTCACAAATGCTATCCACGGACTGCTCTGCAAAAAATACACCCGTAGGGCGATCGCCTTCCAAACCAATTACAGACTCCGTTACACCGCCGCGACTAAAGGCAATAACTGGTGTGCCACAGGCTTGAGCTTCTACAGGAGTAATCCCAAAATCCTCCTCTGAAGCAAAAACAAAAGCTTTCGCATTTTGCATATATGCTTTTAATTCTGCGGGTTCACGATAACCGAGGAACTGAACATTTTTACCTGCTTTAGCACGAATTTTAGGCATTTGTTCACCATCACCAATCACGATCAATTGGCGATCGCTCATCTGTGAAAAAGCTTCTACAATTAAATCAACTCTTTTGTAGGGAACTAATCTTGAAGCTGTGAGATAGAAATCTTGCTTCTGTTCACACAAGACATAATTTTGGAGATCAACGGGGGGATAAATCACCTGTGCATCGCGCCGATAGACCTTCTGAATCCGCCGAGCGATGAATTGAGAATTGGCGACAAAGCGATCCACACCGTTAGCAGTGCGAGTGTCCCAGAGTCTAATTTGATGCAAAATCCATCGAGCAATCCAGCTTTTAATTCCCTTTTCTAAATTTGATTCTCGTAGATATTGATGTTGCAAGTCCCATGCATAGCGAATCGGTGAATGCACATAGGAAATATGTAATTGATGGGGAGAAGTTAGCACCCCTTTGGCAACAGCATGGGAACTGGAAATAATTAAATCGTATGCCGATAGATCGAGCTGCTCGATCGCTAAGGGCATCAACGGCAAATATTGCCGAAATTTAGTTTTTGCAAAGGGTAATTTTTGGATAAAGGTAGTCGTAACTTGTTTATGTTGAATATATCCCCGTTGCGAATCCTCTAGAAAATCGACTACTGCAAATAAATCGGCATGGGGGAACAAATTTAAAATTTGCTCAACAACCCGTTCTGACCCCGAATAATTAACAAACCATTCATGAACGATCGCAATTCGTAAACTTTCTAATTTTGACATACAGCATTGAACAGAGTTGCTAGAACCAAAATTTATAAGAGATGTCTAGCATCACGCAAACAGCATTAGAAATTTTGGAATATATTTACAATAGCAATTTTGCAACTGTGTACCCTATGAAGTTTCACTATGCCTCTTCGACCTTAGCAGCCTTTGGTATGGCGATCGCTAGCGTTACAAGTATTTCTGCCGTAGCATTCACACCCTTGATCACCAGTCCAGCGATCGCTCAAGAAACAGGTGAACCCGTCACCACCACATCAACGCCTCAAGCGATCGCCTTATCCAAATATCTCAAAAAAATTGGAGCAAAGGTATATACAGCCTATTGGTGTCCCCACTGCCATAATCAGAAAGAACGCTTTGGGAAGGAAGCCGTAAAGAATCTACAGGTGATTGAATGCGATCGACGTGGTGTTAATCCGCAAACCCAACTTTGTATCGACAAAAAAATTCGCGGATTTCCCACATGGGAGATTAATGGTAGGTTTTATGAAGGCGATCGAACGTTAGAAAATTTAGCAAATTTATCAAGATATCGTAATGGTATTTAGACGATAAGCACTAATATGTTCAAGATAAATCTATAAATTTGTGTGGTTTAGACTTTAGTCTAGAGTAATTACCGTCTAACTAAAAATAGCAATTTTCTGCATAAACATTGTATATAGGTTAAGAAGGCATTTCATCAGCCTTTAATTTTGCTCGTTTGTTTTTTTGATTACCGCGAACCTTGCAGGCTAATATGTCTACTCTTGTCATTGTCGAATCGCCCACTAAGGCACGCACCATTCGTAACTTTTTGCCCTCAGAGTACCGAGTTGAGGCATCAATGGGTCATGTGCGCGATTTGCCACAGTCAGCCAGTGACATCCCTGCGGAGTTAAAATCCTCTGAGTGGGCAAAACTAGGCGTAAATGTTGATGCTGACTTTGAGCCACTGTATATCGTGCCTGACGATAAGAAAAAGATCGTCCGTGAACTTAAAGCTGCTCTCAAAGGCGCAAAAGAATTAATCCTTGCGACTGACGAAGACCGCGAAGGTGAAAGTATTTCTTGGCACTTGTTGCAAATCCTGCAACCCAAAGTACCGATCAAGCGCATGGTTTTCCATGAGATCACCTCTGAGGCAATCAAAGGGGCTTTAAAAAATTGTCGCCAGATCGACGATCGCCTTGTCCATGCCCAAGAAACCCGCCGCATTCTCGATCGCCTTGTCGGTTATACCCTCTCGCCTTTGCTCTGGAAAAAAATTGCTTGGGGGCTATCCGCAGGAAGGGTGCAGTCGGTGGCTGTCCGTCTCATTGTGAACCGTGAACGGGAGCGCCGTGCCTTTAAATCAGGTAGCTATTGGGATTTGAAGGCAAATCTCTATGCACCTAAGCAAGAATTTCCTGTGCAGCTAGTCTCCGTTGGTGGGACGAATGTAGCTACTGGTAAAGACTTTGATGAGGCAACAGGGAAAATTGCCAATGGGCGTAAGGTTTTATTGCTTGATGAATCAGGGGCGATTGCACTCAAGGAGAGACTTAATGGCAAAGTCTGGTCAGTTAGTAATCTCGAAGAACGTCCCACCACCCGTAAGCCCTCACCCCCCTTCACCACCTCGACCATGCAGCAGGAGGCAAACCGTAAATTGCGCCTGTCGGCAAGGGATTCGATGCGGGTAGCTCAAGCTTTGTATGAGCAGGGCTACATCACCTATATGCGGACTGACTCCGTGCATTTGTCGCAACAGGCGATCGCGGCGGCGCGTCAGTGCGTGACCAAGATGTATGGCAACAACTTCCTCAGCAAAGAACCTCGCCAGTATGTCACCAAATCTAAGGGCGCACAGGAAGCCCACGAAGCGATCCGCCCTGCGGGAGAAACTTTCCGCACACCCCAAGAGACAGGTTTGTCTGGTCGTGAGTTGGCACTTTATGACCTGATCTGGAAGCGCACCGTTGCCTCACAGATGGCAGATGCCCAGTTAACCATGCTCAGCGTCCAGTTAACCGTTGAGGATGCCATCTTCCGAGCTTCGGGCAAGCGGATTGATTTCGCAGGATTTTTCCGCGCCTACGTCGAAGGCTCCGACGATCCCGATGCGGCTTTAGAAGAAAAGGAAATCACCTTGCCACCGCTCAAAATGGGCGATCATCCTGTCTGTCGGGAATTAAATACGGTCGGACATGAAACCCAACCACCAGCGAGATATACCGAAGCTGCCCTTGTGAAAATGTTGGAAAGTGAAGGCATCGGTCGTCCTAGCACCTATGCCAGCATTATCGGCACGATCTGCGATCGCGGTTATGTGCAACTGGTCAATAATGCTCTCATTCCCAGCTTTACCGCCTTTGCTGTCACCAGTTTGCTAGAGGAGCATTTCCCCAATCTCGTTGATCCCAGCTTTACCTCCAAAATGGAGCAGACCCTTGATGATATTTCTACAGGCAGTGTGGAATGGTTGCCCTATCTCAAGAAATTCTATTCGGGTGAGCAAGGGCTAAGTGGACAGGTCAAGTCTCGCGATAGTCTCATCGATGGTGAAGCCGCAAGGACAGTCCATCTCGAAGGTTTAGACGATGATGTCAAGGTGAAGATTGGTAAATTTGGAGCCTATATCCAAGTGGGAGAAGGCGATCGCACCGTCAATTCCTCCATCCCTCAAAACTTGACTCCTTCCGATCTCGTCCCTGACAAAATCGAAATGCTGCTCAAGCAAAAACTAGAAGGTCCTGATCAAGTTGGTATCCATCCAGAGACCAATGAGCCAATCTTTATGATGGTCGGTCAGTATGGACCTTACGTGCAGTTAGGACAAGCTACAGACGCAGTTCCCAAACCAAAACGAGCTTCTTTGCCCAAGGGAATGCAGCCTGAACAGGTGACTCTCGATGTTGCCGTGAAGTTGCTTGCTTTGCCACGTACTTTAGGGGCACATCCTGATACTGGCAATCGCGTGTTTGTAAATACAGGGCGCTTTGGTCCCTATGTTTGCCATGCCAAGGGCAATGTCGATAAGGATGATAACCGATCGCTCAAATCCACTGACGATCCCTACACAATCACCTTTGAACGCGCCTTAGAACTCCTTGCTCAGCCCAAGACCCTACGCGGTGCATCTGCTGCCAAAGTTTTAAAATCCCTTGGCAAACACCCCGATGACGATGATGCGATCGAAATTCTTGATGGTAAATATGGCGCGTATGTGAAGCATGGCAAGATAAATGTATCGCTGACCAAGGAGCAATCCGTCGATACGCTTACCCTAGATGAAGCGCTGTCTATGTTAGCTACTAAATCGAAGTCGAGCAAAAGTACTAGCAAGCGCACTAAAACAGTTGCCAGCGAAACCAAGAAAGCTACAACAAAAAAGACCACAACCAAATCTACAGCCAAGGCAACCACAACAAAAACTGCTACAAAAACCACGAAGAAAAACACAACCAAAAAGACAGCAGCAACTAAGTAGGATAAAAGCCATAAAAAAACACGCGAAGCGTGTTTTTTTAACGTCAGTTCGGGTTAAGCTGGCAAATTTTAAAAGCCCAAAAGTAAAAGCCTTGCTACGCAAGGCTTTTACTTTTGGGCTTTGAGAGAGGGTTTGCTACGCAAACCCTCTCTCAAAGCCAATTTCAAATTATCCCGAACTCGCGTTTTTTTATGGCTTTAGGATCTAAAAACAGCACAAATGTCTGACGACCAATCTAGGCATTAACTGCAATAATCTTATTAAAAATTGCAAACTTTATGAGTGCTGGCAAATTCCCCATCCCAAAGTTTCGACTCCGTACAACTATAGTAATTCCCTTTGTATTAGAAATTATTGTAGCCGTTGGCATAGTCGGGTATTTGTCATTTAGGAATGGGCAACAAGCAATCAACACTCTAGCGGATAAGTTAAATGGAGAAATTAGCGCTCGTATCGAACAACATGTAATTGACTATCTCAATCAATCTCAAGACACTCTATGGTTGAGCAATGCCAATATCTTAAGTGGAAACTTAAATCTTAAGGACTTTGATGGACTGCGGCGTTACTTTTGGCAAATCGTCCATAAAGGAAATTTTGAGGGATATTTAGCCTATGGTAACGAGCAAGGGGAATTTGTCGGAGTTGAATATCAAGATGATGGAACTTCTCAACTCAAAATCGTCACTAGTGCAACTATCCCCAAGCGTGAAACCTACTTATTAGATGCTCAAGGCGAACGCCAACAACTCCTGCAAACCGCTAAGTATGACCCACGTACACGTCCTTGGTACAAAGCGGCAAAACAACTTGGCAAAACAACTTGGAGTGAGATCTATCCGTTTTTTTCTAGCAAAAATACAGTGTTAGGCATCTCTCCCGTCTCTCCTATTTTTGATAGCCAAAACAATTTAATCGGTGTTCTATCCATCAATGTGCGCCTGACTCGAATTACAGACTTTATCAATCATTTGAGTATCAGTACTAATGGTCAAAGTTTTATCATCGAGCGATCGGGCAATTTAGTCGCTAGTTCAACTATTCCTCAACCATTTAGAGTCATTGGCGAAGGGGACAACCGCACAGTAGAAAGAATTGCAGCAGCTCAGAGCGATAATCCGATTGTCAAGGCAACAACGCAACATCTACTCAAACAATTTAATGATTTTAAATCAATTCAAAATGGGCAGAATCTAAAATTCCAAACCAGTGATGGTTCTTGGTATTATGCCCAAGTTCTACCCATGAAAGATGGTCGCGGTATTGATTGGCTCACTGTCGTTGTCGTCCCTGAAAACGACTTCATGGATCAGATCAATCAAAATAATCGCAACACGATAGTCTTATGTTTGATAGCTCTGAGTATTGCCGTTGTACTAGGCATTCGCACTGCCTATTGGATTTCTCGCCCTTTATTACAACTTGCCCAAGTCTCGGAACAAATTGCTCAAGGTAATCTAGACCAGCAGGTAAATACTAGTTCCATTGTCGAAATTGACACTTTAGGTCATTCTTTCAATCACATGACTGCTCAATTAAAGTCATCATTTGCAGCTCTATACCAGAGTCAAGAATCTCTCCGCATTGCGAATGAAGAATTAGAAGAAAGAGTTGAACTACGTACAGCAGAGCTAAGACAAGAAAAGGAACGTTCTGAAAAACTATTACTCAATGTTTTACCCGCTTCGATCGCTGATCGCCTGAAACAAACAAACGAATCACCCGCTGAGTACTTTGAGAATGCCACCATTCTGTTTGCAGATATTGTCGGATTTACGAGTCTATCGTCACGCATGGAACCAATGGAGCTAGTTACGGGACTCAATCAGATTTTTTCGGCTTTTGATAAGTTAACCGAGAAGTATGGTCTAGAAAAAATCAAAACCATCGGTGATGCCTATATGGTTGTGGGCGGTTTACCGATTGCTCGTCCCGATCATGCACAGGCGATCGCCAATATGGCTCTAGATATGCAAGCCTATATGCGAAATTCCCACAGCATTTTAAGCGAATCAATAGAGTTGCGTATAGGCATTAACACAGGTTCCGTTATTGCTGGTGTAATTGGCATTAAGAAATTTATTTATGACCTATGGGGTGATGCGGTTAACATTGCTTCACGCATGGAATCTCATGGTCAAGCGGGTTATATACAGGTGACAAGCTCTACTTATGAGTGTCTGAAACAAGATTATGTACTAGAGGCAAGGGGAAATATTGAGGTGAAAGGACGTGGCGAAATGATGACCTATTGGTTATTGAGCAAACGATAAAATATTTAAGGTCAAGTAAAAGTTTGTTTCTCCACTTCAGTGGAGAAACAAACTTTTACTTGACCTTGAGATAGGGCTAATTTGACGATGTTTGCAGAAATTGACCGATTTTCATAGCGGCTTTCCTTAATATTTCAGGCGGATATACTAGCGCAAACCTGACATATCCTTCACCATGCTTGCCAAAACCTGCTCCTGGGGAGAGAGCAATTCCTGTCTCCGCAATTAAATCTAGACAAAATTTGACAGAATCATGGGCATAAACTTCAGGTAATTTTGCCCAAAGATACATCGTTGAAGCAGGGCGTGGAATCTGCCAACCAATTGCTTGCAGAGCATCAATCATCACATCACGTCGAGTCTTAAACGTGTCAACTACATGGTCAATGGAGGTGCGATCGCCTGATAAAGCTTTAATTGCCCCGCGCATAATGCCTTGATATTGATTGAAATCTACTACAGCTTTAATCTGCCGCAAAGCTCTAATTAATTCGCGATTACCAACGGCAAAACCAACGCGAAAACCGCCCATATTATAGGATTTAGACATGGTAAAAAATTCAATGCTGACTTGGCGATCGCGATCAGCTTGTAGGAGCGAAGGCTGAATTGAGCCATCAAAGACTAGATCGACATAGGGAAAGTCATGCACTAATGCAAGATTATGATGTTGACAAAATTCCACCGCAGATTGGAAAAATTCTAAGGAAGCAGTTGCAGTGGTAGGGTTGTGAGGATAGCTCAACACCATCATTTTTGATTGGGCTAATACTGCGGATGGAATATCAGCAAATACTGGCAAAAAGTTATTCTCAGCAAGTAAGGGCATTCCATAAACTTGACCACTTGCCATGTGAATCCCGCCATAGTGGGAGGGATAGCCGGGGTCTTGCAAGAGGGCAAAATCATTGGGGTTTAGTAAGGCTAAGGGTAAATGGGCTGTCCCTTCCTGTGAGCCAATGAGCGGTAATACTTCCGTTTCAGGATCGACAATTACTCCAAATCGTTGTTTGATCCATTTTGCTGCGGCTTCTCGAAAGTCTAATGTACTCCCAAACAGAGAGTAGCCATGAGTACTAGTATCATTCAATGCTTCAGCGATCGCCTCTAAAATAAATTTATCAGTGGGCAAGTCCGATGAACCCAACGATAGATCAATTACTTGTTTACCTGATGCTTTGACCCGACTTTTGGCGTTGTCCATATCGGCAAACACATTGGACTGGAGAGGCTGAAGGCGATCGGCAAATTGCATAAGACAAGAAAAATCAAGATATAACCAATTTTACGTCAACTCCCTCATTCTGGGGGCTATGGCTATTTTCAAATGAGTGTGTACTCATTTGAAAACCAAAAACAATCATCATAAAGATATTGCAGTTGTAATTTTGCCGTAGGCAAAATTACAACTGCAATAAAGGCACACACCACACTTTCTAGATGATTGCGATAACATAGAGGCAGTTGTCGAAATTTTCTGGAGAAAAAGCTATGGTTTGCTGTAACCCCAAATCTAAACTTGCTAAAGCTGTCAAATTACACCGCAATTTTCATTTCAAAACTGGACTGTTGCTTGATCAAGGTGTCCGTATCTTTGGTGTGCATAAATTTCCACTGACCAAACCCTTATACAAAGCTGCTAAAGTTGCAGGTTATACCAATGTTGCTCTCGCCAGTATTGCACTTGTTTTGCTAGAAGACTAAGATGGCACTTAGCACAATTCGTATATAGGAAAATTTCGTATGATTACATTGACCGATGCCGCGATCGCTCGCGTGAGAAATCTGCAAAACCAAAGGGCAACTTCAGCACCGTTGCGCCTAGGGATTAAGCAAGGTGGTTGTTCTGGGTTGTCTTACTTGATGGACTTCGCGGAACAATTAGAAACTGATGATAACGAGTATGAATACAACGGTGTCAAAATTGTCATCAACAATAGCAATTTGCCTCAGTTGCAAGGTTTAGAACTCGACTATACCGAAGACCTTTTAGGTGGCGGTTTCCGTTTCCGCAATCCTAATGCTAGCAAGTCTTGCAGTTGTGGAACTTCCTTCGCCACTCCCAAAGAACTTGGAGCACCTGTAGCTTGTAGCTAATCCCCCTCAAAAAAAGAAGCCTCGCATTGCGAGGCTTCTTTTTTAAGTAATTTGTTGAATATTTTCTTCCCAATGCTTGCCATCAAAAGGCACGATTTCAAAGAGAGACATTGCATCGCCATCTAGACAGCGCACATTTACATCATAATCAATGGGATGCGATCGCGGACGATAAAAGGGATGAATACCACAGGTTTTGCAGAAATGATGCTTCGCAATTCCTGTGTTAAAGGTGTAAGTCGATAAGTGATCTTCGCCCTGCAATAGCTCAAAGTCTTCTGGTGGCACAATCAAATGCAAAATACCTTTCTTTTGACAAATTGAACAATTGCAATCAAGAGCTTCGTACTTTCTCACGCTCACCCGAAAGCGTATTTTGCCACAGTGACAGCCGCCTAAAATCTTAGGGCTTGCGGTTGTATTAGTTAATAGGGACATAATAACTCTGCAATTTAATAAGGACGCAATTTTCGATAGCAAAGCTTCGCCTTGCTATCAAAAATCTTATTTTACGAAAAAAAACAAAGCTGTAGCGCACGCGGAGCGTGCGCTACAGCTTTGTTTTTTTTCACCTTGCTACCTACTGCTTCAATAAGTTAGGAGGTACGTTGATTTTGCCTGAATTGTAGTCCTCCCATACTTTAAAAATTAACCTAGCCCTCTTTTCACCCGTTTCTTCATAGGCTTGGATTTGTGACCTCAATAACTTTTTCATCAATGGACGCTTGGCTAAATCCAACAATTCCATTAGTTCCATTGCCGAAAAGTTAGCTTCTAAACGGTCAACATACTGAGATTCCACATACTTCCACCCAGCAGCCTTGGCAAGCATCTGTTGTAACCATTCACTAAACTTAGTTCTAGTTCCTGTTCCGTAAGCAAGATCAACACTGTTCCAGAAAGACAAGTCATACTGCTTGCCGATACCTAATTCAACTAGGAGTTCTCTTGCTAATTGTTTTTTTGATTTGATGGGGACAGTCGTAGATGTGGGTGCTTGTTGACTATTTTCAGCATTGGCGATCGCTGGTGTTGATATGTAGATAGCCGAGGAAAAAATAGCTAACAAAAATAGGTGCGAGAACTCAGAGAGTGAAAATTTAGATTTTTTTATATTCATCTCAATTGAAACTAGGAAATTTGTGCAATCACATACTATTTTGAGTTGCGCGATGATGAGAATAGCGATTATGGGAATATTTAGTACAAGGTAATGCCAATTCATAAAAATGTTGTCACACTTTTGTGAATTAAAACCCAAACCCAGTAAGTTTTTCAAAACTAAAAATAGCGTAGCCATTTTTAGTTTTGAAAAAACCGAGTTTATGAAAATCACCTAAGTACAGGACAAAAATTTAATGGAGTTAAAGAAGGCTTGAGAATTGAGATGTAAGTCAAAGATGATGTGACGAAGGAAATCAAAACCAAGGCGAAAAATGCTTTTAGGAAGACGACCGTGTTTTTTAGGCTTGAGGGGATTTAGTTGAGCCAACCAAAGCCCAGAAGAAAAAGCCCAACATAAAGCCAGAGTAAGCAAAGCAATTAGTTTGGAAAGACGTTCAGGATCTTGAAGATGAGTGGACTCCAAACAAAAGCCACGGGTTTTAAAGCACCCGAATAAAGTCTCAATAGCCCAACGCTTAGCATAGTCAGCAATAGCCGTATCAGGGTCATGAGTCGTCGCGACAATTAATAAATCGCCATCATCAAGACGCATAGCGGCTATACGAAGCCAATGGTTCCAAACCTTTCTGGGCTTGGACAATACTTTGGACTGACCAACTTGGAGGTCTTGAAAACAAATGTCGGCACGCAGTTTTTTCTGCCCGTCATTGAGCAAAGTATTTTTACGGCGGATACGAAAACGGTTACATGGTTCACACAACAAGTAATCTAACCAATCCTCACCGACAAACTCTCGGTCTGCACTCAAAAAGTCGATTTTGCGGTCTCCAAATATTTCCAGAAATCGATTACACAATTCACAGCGCTCACGGGTGTTTGAGTTACCTTTTTTGTCCAGCATCATCCATACCAACGGGAATGCAATACCGTAATGCACTATTCCCAATGTCAGCACATTAAACACGGTTTTACCGAATTCCCAATCGGTGCGGTCGATAGAAATTACCCAAGGTTCGGGGATTTGCATGACTTTGACGACCATGAGTGCGATCTTTTCATAGTCCACTTCAAAGTCTCGAAAAAATCTCTGTAACCTCTTATAGTGTGATTCGACTTTGGCATAACCACTAAATCCTGTGGCAATTTCAGCTAGGTTTACTGTCTTTACTCGCATTAGCGCGATCAAGAACATGGACACAAAGGCTAGTCTTGCTCTATTCCATTGCAGATGTTGCTGCAACTTTTCTCGGAATAGGTTAATCTCTTTCATAGGGGTTTTATTTACGATGTGGTTATCTTTTATAAAACCCCTCCCTGCCTACTTTTGCAACTTTTTGTCCTGTAC includes the following:
- a CDS encoding adenylate/guanylate cyclase domain-containing protein; its protein translation is MSAGKFPIPKFRLRTTIVIPFVLEIIVAVGIVGYLSFRNGQQAINTLADKLNGEISARIEQHVIDYLNQSQDTLWLSNANILSGNLNLKDFDGLRRYFWQIVHKGNFEGYLAYGNEQGEFVGVEYQDDGTSQLKIVTSATIPKRETYLLDAQGERQQLLQTAKYDPRTRPWYKAAKQLGKTTWSEIYPFFSSKNTVLGISPVSPIFDSQNNLIGVLSINVRLTRITDFINHLSISTNGQSFIIERSGNLVASSTIPQPFRVIGEGDNRTVERIAAAQSDNPIVKATTQHLLKQFNDFKSIQNGQNLKFQTSDGSWYYAQVLPMKDGRGIDWLTVVVVPENDFMDQINQNNRNTIVLCLIALSIAVVLGIRTAYWISRPLLQLAQVSEQIAQGNLDQQVNTSSIVEIDTLGHSFNHMTAQLKSSFAALYQSQESLRIANEELEERVELRTAELRQEKERSEKLLLNVLPASIADRLKQTNESPAEYFENATILFADIVGFTSLSSRMEPMELVTGLNQIFSAFDKLTEKYGLEKIKTIGDAYMVVGGLPIARPDHAQAIANMALDMQAYMRNSHSILSESIELRIGINTGSVIAGVIGIKKFIYDLWGDAVNIASRMESHGQAGYIQVTSSTYECLKQDYVLEARGNIEVKGRGEMMTYWLLSKR
- a CDS encoding protein disulfide isomerase family protein, with translation MSSITQTALEILEYIYNSNFATVYPMKFHYASSTLAAFGMAIASVTSISAVAFTPLITSPAIAQETGEPVTTTSTPQAIALSKYLKKIGAKVYTAYWCPHCHNQKERFGKEAVKNLQVIECDRRGVNPQTQLCIDKKIRGFPTWEINGRFYEGDRTLENLANLSRYRNGI
- a CDS encoding glycosyltransferase family 4 protein, producing MSKLESLRIAIVHEWFVNYSGSERVVEQILNLFPHADLFAVVDFLEDSQRGYIQHKQVTTTFIQKLPFAKTKFRQYLPLMPLAIEQLDLSAYDLIISSSHAVAKGVLTSPHQLHISYVHSPIRYAWDLQHQYLRESNLEKGIKSWIARWILHQIRLWDTRTANGVDRFVANSQFIARRIQKVYRRDAQVIYPPVDLQNYVLCEQKQDFYLTASRLVPYKRVDLIVEAFSQMSDRQLIVIGDGEQMPKIRAKAGKNVQFLGYREPAELKAYMQNAKAFVFASEEDFGITPVEAQACGTPVIAFSRGGVTESVIGLEGDRPTGVFFAEQSVDSICEAVLKFEKYQHLIEPKVCRDNAMQFSTERFLTEFYNFVKQAWENYSKEVSRRIP
- a CDS encoding GIY-YIG nuclease family protein; the encoded protein is MPTSASEIQEQAKSILDAIAFTLFEECQPLNRDFSNIPDRPGIYAIRHKYEGLLYIGKTKSLRSRFKGGHKAFLWAWLDKYNDKDVRIAVQIIPYSRNPALLLELEAIILRATEPPYNVQIPME
- a CDS encoding LL-diaminopimelate aminotransferase yields the protein MQFADRLQPLQSNVFADMDNAKSRVKASGKQVIDLSLGSSDLPTDKFILEAIAEALNDTSTHGYSLFGSTLDFREAAAKWIKQRFGVIVDPETEVLPLIGSQEGTAHLPLALLNPNDFALLQDPGYPSHYGGIHMASGQVYGMPLLAENNFLPVFADIPSAVLAQSKMMVLSYPHNPTTATASLEFFQSAVEFCQHHNLALVHDFPYVDLVFDGSIQPSLLQADRDRQVSIEFFTMSKSYNMGGFRVGFAVGNRELIRALRQIKAVVDFNQYQGIMRGAIKALSGDRTSIDHVVDTFKTRRDVMIDALQAIGWQIPRPASTMYLWAKLPEVYAHDSVKFCLDLIAETGIALSPGAGFGKHGEGYVRFALVYPPEILRKAAMKIGQFLQTSSN
- the topA gene encoding type I DNA topoisomerase translates to MSTLVIVESPTKARTIRNFLPSEYRVEASMGHVRDLPQSASDIPAELKSSEWAKLGVNVDADFEPLYIVPDDKKKIVRELKAALKGAKELILATDEDREGESISWHLLQILQPKVPIKRMVFHEITSEAIKGALKNCRQIDDRLVHAQETRRILDRLVGYTLSPLLWKKIAWGLSAGRVQSVAVRLIVNRERERRAFKSGSYWDLKANLYAPKQEFPVQLVSVGGTNVATGKDFDEATGKIANGRKVLLLDESGAIALKERLNGKVWSVSNLEERPTTRKPSPPFTTSTMQQEANRKLRLSARDSMRVAQALYEQGYITYMRTDSVHLSQQAIAAARQCVTKMYGNNFLSKEPRQYVTKSKGAQEAHEAIRPAGETFRTPQETGLSGRELALYDLIWKRTVASQMADAQLTMLSVQLTVEDAIFRASGKRIDFAGFFRAYVEGSDDPDAALEEKEITLPPLKMGDHPVCRELNTVGHETQPPARYTEAALVKMLESEGIGRPSTYASIIGTICDRGYVQLVNNALIPSFTAFAVTSLLEEHFPNLVDPSFTSKMEQTLDDISTGSVEWLPYLKKFYSGEQGLSGQVKSRDSLIDGEAARTVHLEGLDDDVKVKIGKFGAYIQVGEGDRTVNSSIPQNLTPSDLVPDKIEMLLKQKLEGPDQVGIHPETNEPIFMMVGQYGPYVQLGQATDAVPKPKRASLPKGMQPEQVTLDVAVKLLALPRTLGAHPDTGNRVFVNTGRFGPYVCHAKGNVDKDDNRSLKSTDDPYTITFERALELLAQPKTLRGASAAKVLKSLGKHPDDDDAIEILDGKYGAYVKHGKINVSLTKEQSVDTLTLDEALSMLATKSKSSKSTSKRTKTVASETKKATTKKTTTKSTAKATTTKTATKTTKKNTTKKTAATK